In Aquiflexum balticum DSM 16537, a single genomic region encodes these proteins:
- a CDS encoding proline iminopeptidase-family hydrolase, protein MKLSKTPILIMFLLVMSCTNNQIKDISIADSSSYFDYSNSEDQITGGIKMIPIETPKGTFHVWTKRMGNNPKMRLLLLHGGPGATHEIFENFDGYLPHAQIEYIYYDQLESYYSDQPNDSSLWTIEHFVEEVEQVRKALNLTNDNFYLLGQSWGGILAMEYALKYQDNLKGLIISNMMASVPEYNKYAEEVLGPQLPEEVLKEIKEFEAKGDFGNPRYAELVQQHYYTRHVLRKPLEEWPEFINRTFKHLNPNIYIYMQGYSEFGITGNASLKGWDVSARLGELKVPTLMLGGKYDTMDPKYMEWMSTQVQKGRSVTTNGSHISHYDDADGYFSGLIKFIKDVDEGNFN, encoded by the coding sequence ATGAAACTTTCAAAAACACCCATTCTGATTATGTTTTTACTCGTGATGAGTTGTACCAATAATCAAATCAAGGACATCTCAATAGCTGATAGCAGCAGTTATTTCGATTATTCCAACAGCGAAGATCAAATTACAGGAGGAATCAAAATGATTCCTATCGAAACACCTAAAGGCACTTTCCATGTCTGGACCAAACGCATGGGCAACAATCCCAAAATGCGACTTTTATTGCTTCACGGGGGACCGGGCGCTACGCACGAGATTTTCGAAAACTTCGATGGTTACCTTCCCCATGCACAAATAGAGTACATTTATTACGATCAACTCGAAAGTTACTACAGCGATCAACCCAACGATTCTTCGTTATGGACTATCGAGCACTTTGTTGAAGAAGTGGAACAAGTGCGCAAAGCCCTGAATCTTACCAATGATAATTTTTATCTGCTCGGTCAATCTTGGGGCGGCATTCTGGCCATGGAATATGCGCTGAAATACCAGGATAATTTAAAAGGTTTAATTATTTCTAACATGATGGCGAGCGTCCCTGAATATAACAAATACGCTGAGGAGGTTTTAGGCCCACAATTACCCGAAGAAGTTTTAAAAGAAATCAAAGAGTTTGAGGCCAAAGGAGATTTCGGTAATCCCCGGTATGCCGAATTGGTTCAACAACACTACTACACCCGGCACGTCCTGAGAAAACCTTTAGAGGAATGGCCTGAATTCATTAACAGGACTTTTAAGCATCTCAATCCAAATATCTACATCTACATGCAAGGATACAGCGAATTTGGAATTACCGGAAATGCAAGTTTGAAAGGTTGGGATGTATCTGCAAGACTTGGAGAATTAAAAGTCCCCACTTTAATGTTGGGAGGAAAATATGATACCATGGATCCCAAATATATGGAGTGGATGAGCACCCAAGTGCAAAAAGGCCGTAGCGTTACCACAAATGGGAGTCACATATCGCATTACGATGATGCCGATGGCTATTTTTCCGGATTGATAAAATTTATAAAAGATGTCGATGAGGGGAATTTTAATTGA
- a CDS encoding agmatine deiminase family protein: protein MKQIAFLSSFIFIIYACGNKETQLSDETFYMPAEWEPHDAIWLGWEKDSTYRFYPSIGKIITTLQPHVTVKIAFDSDSLKQTAIAKLIELGVDTTGIKMYVMPGERYWIRDHGAAFLVNEKGELGVADFSWDSYGLPGFLDLKYEGNKDSINSAWKRDLEKRLKTGSVDSLMAFAEGAKIIKTEVIHEGGAIEVNGKGTLILCEATVFQRNPTLTKERIESEFKRVLGVSNIIWMKEGLADDPHYFYRRISGDYVGGGTGGHTDEFVRFVNPTTILLAWVDEAEKDLDPISKMNYERMKENYQILKNAKDQDGKPFTIIKVPLPDLITQEVVIREELKKNGFTLDLSAEIFIPSEAVHVGDTLLRVPAASYFNYLVTNGLVLLPSYTAMGSSKEKEDAVREIFEQQFPGRKIVFFDVMMQNWRGGGIHCSTQQQPERISN from the coding sequence ATGAAACAAATAGCATTCTTATCTTCCTTTATCTTCATTATATATGCCTGTGGCAACAAAGAGACCCAACTTTCTGACGAAACATTTTACATGCCTGCCGAATGGGAACCGCATGATGCGATCTGGCTTGGCTGGGAAAAGGACTCCACCTATAGATTTTATCCTTCCATTGGCAAAATCATCACAACGCTTCAGCCTCATGTAACAGTAAAAATCGCTTTCGACTCTGACAGTTTGAAGCAAACAGCGATTGCAAAGCTCATTGAACTGGGTGTGGATACCACAGGAATCAAAATGTATGTTATGCCGGGTGAGCGATACTGGATCAGAGATCACGGGGCAGCTTTTCTTGTTAATGAAAAAGGTGAATTGGGCGTAGCTGATTTTAGCTGGGACAGTTATGGTTTACCGGGATTTTTAGATCTCAAATATGAAGGCAATAAGGACAGTATCAATTCCGCATGGAAAAGGGACTTAGAGAAAAGATTGAAAACAGGCAGTGTGGACAGCTTGATGGCTTTCGCTGAGGGTGCCAAAATCATCAAAACCGAGGTCATCCACGAAGGTGGAGCCATTGAAGTCAATGGCAAAGGGACCTTGATTTTGTGTGAAGCAACGGTATTCCAAAGAAACCCTACCCTTACCAAAGAAAGGATTGAATCGGAATTCAAACGCGTATTGGGCGTGAGCAATATCATCTGGATGAAGGAAGGATTAGCGGATGATCCGCATTATTTTTATCGACGAATTTCGGGTGATTATGTAGGTGGTGGCACAGGCGGGCATACTGACGAATTTGTACGCTTTGTTAATCCAACTACCATTTTACTGGCATGGGTTGATGAAGCAGAAAAAGATCTGGACCCCATCAGCAAAATGAATTATGAGCGTATGAAAGAGAATTACCAAATCCTCAAAAATGCCAAAGACCAGGATGGGAAACCTTTTACCATCATCAAAGTGCCCTTGCCTGATTTAATTACCCAAGAAGTGGTGATAAGAGAAGAATTGAAAAAGAATGGATTCACCTTAGACCTTTCAGCCGAAATATTTATCCCTTCCGAAGCAGTGCATGTAGGGGATACTTTACTTAGGGTTCCTGCAGCAAGTTATTTTAATTATTTGGTGACCAATGGCTTGGTACTTTTGCCAAGTTATACCGCCATGGGTTCTTCCAAAGAAAAAGAAGACGCTGTGCGGGAGATTTTCGAGCAGCAATTTCCGGGACGAAAGATTGTATTCTTTGATGTCATGATGCAAAACTGGCGTGGTGGAGGAATCCACTGCAGTACCCAACAGCAACCGGAAAGAATATCCAACTGA
- a CDS encoding SDR family NAD(P)-dependent oxidoreductase, producing MNDKVALITGASSGIGRATAHAFARKGANVVVAARRAAELDELVKEIEANGGKASAIVTDVSKATEVERMVAHAINVFGRVDFAVNNAGIEGNFGSVTDLLEADWDQVMDINLKGVFLCMKYEARAMLPAANGGAIVNIGSVNSFLGFPTGSAYVTSKHGLIGLTSSVSAELGPKGIRVNLLCPGVVDTPMHRRLRGIAGDDLYDKGLLPTVHLQRAAQPEEIAKSIVFLCSDDSSYITGSTLLADGGLTLTL from the coding sequence ATGAATGATAAAGTCGCATTGATAACAGGTGCCAGCAGTGGCATTGGCAGAGCAACAGCACATGCTTTTGCAAGAAAAGGTGCAAACGTAGTAGTAGCTGCCAGAAGAGCAGCAGAACTCGATGAATTGGTAAAGGAAATTGAAGCAAATGGTGGAAAAGCAAGTGCAATTGTTACCGATGTTTCAAAAGCTACTGAGGTGGAGCGCATGGTGGCGCATGCCATCAACGTATTTGGGCGAGTTGACTTTGCTGTGAACAATGCAGGCATAGAAGGAAATTTTGGCAGTGTTACCGACCTTTTGGAAGCCGATTGGGATCAAGTGATGGACATCAACCTCAAAGGTGTATTCCTCTGCATGAAGTATGAAGCCAGAGCCATGCTTCCTGCTGCCAATGGTGGGGCCATAGTGAATATTGGTTCTGTCAATTCTTTTCTGGGTTTTCCAACCGGATCCGCTTATGTCACCTCTAAGCATGGCCTGATTGGACTCACTTCAAGTGTTTCGGCTGAATTGGGGCCAAAGGGAATTCGGGTAAATCTATTATGCCCGGGAGTGGTGGATACACCCATGCACCGACGATTGCGGGGAATAGCAGGTGATGATTTGTATGACAAGGGCTTGCTCCCAACGGTTCACTTGCAAAGAGCTGCACAACCTGAGGAAATCGCCAAATCCATTGTATTCCTTTGTTCTGATGACTCAAGTTATATCACAGGATCAACCCTTCTCGCGGATGGTGGACTGACGCTCACTTTATAA
- a CDS encoding NAD-dependent epimerase/dehydratase family protein, giving the protein MKKVGIIGGSGFIGSYNTQKFLNEGYKVKVSTTDLSKKEKYEHLLGLKNAENLEIAQLDVENKQELIDFLKDCDIVIHGGTPFQLDVKDLQKELFDPTIKGTENFLEAVLKTPGIEKVVFIASVAAYNTNFPFLPSGKKEGDQINEDDAPFMSEEGIPYAQAKFIANQAVNKFIADHPDLSFEITSVSPTGVMGKSLSNRQDSTSTGIQFLFKNKIAPNPFIQMIYDMDVLWALVDVEDVAEAIFKAATTKNIHGKNYLLSGESYRVSDVTLMLNNQPPIGKPEIVYSSALATKDLGIAFKPVSIPLNNYSS; this is encoded by the coding sequence ATGAAAAAAGTAGGCATCATCGGGGGTTCCGGCTTTATTGGAAGCTACAACACCCAAAAGTTTTTGAATGAAGGATACAAGGTAAAAGTATCTACCACAGACCTTTCCAAAAAGGAAAAGTATGAACATTTGCTTGGTCTCAAAAATGCTGAGAACCTCGAAATCGCTCAATTGGATGTGGAAAACAAACAGGAGCTTATTGATTTTTTGAAAGACTGCGACATTGTAATTCACGGAGGAACCCCCTTTCAATTGGATGTGAAAGACCTTCAGAAAGAATTGTTTGACCCGACCATCAAGGGTACCGAAAACTTTCTTGAGGCAGTCTTGAAGACTCCGGGAATTGAAAAAGTTGTGTTCATTGCATCCGTGGCGGCTTACAACACCAACTTTCCATTTTTACCTTCTGGAAAAAAGGAAGGTGACCAAATCAATGAAGATGATGCGCCATTTATGAGCGAAGAGGGCATTCCTTATGCCCAGGCAAAGTTTATCGCTAATCAGGCCGTCAATAAATTCATCGCAGACCACCCTGATCTAAGTTTTGAAATTACTTCTGTTTCACCGACGGGTGTAATGGGGAAATCTCTGTCAAACCGACAGGATTCCACTTCAACGGGTATACAATTTCTGTTTAAAAATAAAATTGCCCCCAACCCTTTTATACAAATGATCTATGATATGGATGTATTATGGGCATTGGTAGATGTAGAAGATGTTGCCGAAGCGATTTTCAAAGCGGCTACTACCAAAAACATCCATGGAAAAAACTATCTCTTGTCTGGTGAAAGTTACAGGGTTTCAGATGTTACATTGATGCTCAACAATCAACCTCCAATAGGCAAGCCTGAAATTGTTTACAGTTCTGCTTTGGCAACAAAGGACTTGGGAATAGCATTTAAGCCTGTCAGCATTCCTTTGAATAACTATTCCTCCTAA
- a CDS encoding DinB family protein — MKNNNPSTRRDFIKSAAVISSGTFGLSMIPNPIYASEIPTENRINVMGPREGFSLHIGTLLSMMTWMRDVILMPVRGMSVEQLDFLLDENSNSIGAMLLHLAATERFYQIHTFEGKEWGDFSKEDLDRFEVAMNLGDEARKTIKGNTFNYYLEIMTEVRENTIREFKKRDDSWLMAVDEEWPWGPTNNYCKWFHVCEHESNHNGQFKYIKTRLPGGKFSRG; from the coding sequence GTGAAAAATAACAATCCGTCTACCCGCCGAGATTTTATTAAATCAGCCGCAGTTATTTCTTCAGGCACATTTGGCCTGTCTATGATTCCAAACCCGATCTATGCCTCAGAAATCCCGACCGAAAATCGGATTAATGTGATGGGTCCCAGAGAAGGTTTTTCACTTCATATCGGAACCTTGCTATCCATGATGACCTGGATGCGGGATGTGATTTTGATGCCTGTCAGAGGGATGAGCGTGGAACAACTGGATTTTTTGCTTGATGAAAACTCCAACTCCATAGGCGCCATGTTGCTCCATTTGGCTGCCACGGAGCGGTTTTATCAGATCCATACTTTCGAGGGAAAGGAATGGGGAGATTTTAGTAAGGAAGATTTAGATCGCTTTGAGGTAGCAATGAACCTTGGTGACGAAGCCCGAAAAACCATCAAGGGCAATACGTTCAACTACTACCTTGAAATCATGACGGAAGTAAGGGAAAACACCATCAGGGAATTTAAGAAAAGAGACGACAGTTGGCTGATGGCGGTAGATGAAGAATGGCCTTGGGGACCTACCAATAACTATTGCAAGTGGTTTCATGTCTGTGAACATGAGTCCAACCATAACGGTCAATTCAAGTACATCAAAACCAGGCTACCGGGAGGTAAATTCAGTAGGGGGTAA
- a CDS encoding amidohydrolase: MKKKTCLLQKNLDPNISSMKIKTTTLAIIALINVLSFQLLAQKSNYNELIVQKANLIEQKVIAWRQDIHQNPELGNREFRTAELVAKHLRSLGMEVKTKIAFTGVVGILKGDKPGPVIALRADMDALPIEEINDLPFASKVKTIYNGQETGVMHACGHDGHVAILMGVAEILAGMKKDLKGTVIFIFQPAEEGAPKGEEGGAELMVKEGVLENHKVDVIFGLHLLSQLEVGKISYRPAGAMAGVADFKITVNGKGSHGSQPWFSVDPVLVASQIVVNLQQIVSRNVNLTENAAAVTVGAINGGNRANVIPTKVELIGDVRSFSNEDATLIYSRIKQIAEKTAEAAGATAVVELPYQTRYPVTFNNVELTKSMLPSLQKSAGIENTLLVPAMTGAEDFSFFAQEVPGLFFFVGGMPKGQDPMTAAPHHSPEFIIDDNSFKLGVIAFCNLVFDYAEKNKNWTLESH; the protein is encoded by the coding sequence TTGAAAAAAAAGACATGTTTACTACAAAAAAATCTAGATCCTAATATATCCTCAATGAAAATAAAAACTACAACCCTCGCCATCATTGCATTAATCAATGTACTTTCTTTTCAGCTTTTGGCACAAAAAAGCAATTACAACGAATTGATTGTCCAAAAAGCCAACCTGATAGAGCAAAAAGTAATTGCTTGGCGACAGGACATTCATCAAAACCCGGAATTAGGAAATCGGGAGTTTCGTACTGCCGAACTCGTTGCCAAACATTTACGATCGCTTGGTATGGAAGTAAAAACCAAGATTGCTTTTACAGGGGTAGTGGGTATTTTAAAAGGTGATAAACCTGGGCCTGTTATAGCCTTAAGAGCAGATATGGATGCTTTGCCTATAGAGGAAATAAATGATTTGCCTTTTGCCTCTAAAGTAAAAACGATATATAACGGCCAAGAAACAGGTGTGATGCATGCTTGTGGGCATGATGGGCATGTGGCCATTTTAATGGGTGTTGCTGAAATATTGGCTGGAATGAAAAAAGATTTGAAAGGCACCGTAATATTTATTTTTCAACCAGCAGAAGAAGGCGCACCTAAAGGTGAAGAAGGTGGGGCAGAATTAATGGTGAAAGAAGGCGTATTGGAAAATCATAAAGTGGATGTGATTTTCGGATTGCATTTGCTCTCTCAATTGGAAGTAGGTAAAATTTCTTATCGCCCTGCCGGAGCAATGGCTGGCGTTGCAGACTTTAAGATTACTGTAAATGGAAAGGGCAGTCATGGGTCACAACCATGGTTTTCAGTTGATCCGGTTTTGGTTGCTTCTCAAATCGTAGTCAATCTCCAACAAATTGTCAGCAGAAATGTGAACCTTACGGAAAATGCCGCGGCGGTAACGGTTGGCGCTATTAATGGTGGTAACCGTGCTAATGTTATTCCTACAAAAGTGGAGCTGATTGGTGATGTAAGGTCTTTCAGCAACGAGGATGCAACTTTGATTTACAGCCGTATCAAACAAATTGCAGAAAAAACAGCGGAAGCAGCAGGAGCAACAGCAGTGGTTGAGTTGCCTTACCAAACTCGTTACCCTGTAACATTTAATAATGTGGAGCTGACAAAGTCCATGCTTCCTTCCCTCCAAAAATCTGCAGGAATTGAAAACACATTACTGGTGCCCGCTATGACCGGTGCAGAAGATTTTTCATTCTTTGCTCAGGAAGTGCCCGGTTTGTTCTTTTTTGTAGGGGGAATGCCAAAAGGGCAAGACCCTATGACAGCAGCACCACATCATTCTCCTGAATTTATAATCGACGACAATTCATTTAAATTAGGTGTCATTGCTTTTTGTAATCTGGTATTTGACTATGCGGAGAAGAATAAAAATTGGACTTTAGAAAGTCATTGA